AAATTGAAATGAAGAAAGTGGATGGGAAGGGGATAGCAGCAGCAGTTGGGGAATGCAGCAAGTACAACCGGCTGCATCTCCAATGTattgttttccaattttttttgcGGTTCAATAATGTAATTGTTTTGTAATTACTCCATAAAGAAAtgcaattatattttattaaaatttgaagtGAAGTTCTTTAGGTAACTTTCGACCAACACTTGGGTCCGGTGCGTTTGAGGGATGAGGATTGCCTCGCCGCCAACCATTGATTCGTTTCTTAGATTTTACCAccattttttttggttaaatcacATTTTGAGActtaaatttagtaatttttttcacATTAGGCCTGAACttctttttgtccaagttagacTCTAAACTTGACAAATGTTCCCATATTAAgacttcaatttttttatccaagttagtCCTTGAAAGCCGTAAAATTCAAGCTTCATTGTGAGAATGATTGTCAAATTCAGGCCCCAATATAgaaacaattgtcaagtttaggacctaactttaacaaaaaaaattcaaaccacaATATAAGAAAAGTTACCAAATTCAAGCCCCAAATAatgatttaacattttttttacaatattttttggTAGATATTTTTTTGTCAACATTGAATATGGACCATGACATCAGTTGGTCCCGAGCCAAATTCGAGTTAGGTTTATAGATAGAATTCacaaatttcaagtttaaattcgattgagattgaaaaataaatattaatatttttataatagtttaTATCCATACTATTATTCAAGTCTTTGACTGAATTGGTGTCACAAGTTAATTGGACACCAACTCGGTtaagaaaattacaaaatattcttttgtatttaaaataagtaatattattcgaggacattttaatttcctttatttcaaaaaacaataaaaaaacatatgCCTATATGGAGGGATTTGAACCAACAccaattatattaataatgttgttaattgagatgtgcCACAAATTAACTCGACATTAACTTAGGATTGATGATAataccatgataaataattgtattcGGTTAGAATTCTTAGTctaatgtatttatgtgtttaaatttcattttacttacaatttaatctatttttttattttaatagcgtacatatttaatgtgttactattaattaatttcaaatctaaacatttatttttttattatatgttatttttaaacacaaatttatattttaaatatatgatttcCACTCACATACATATCTTATAGagtttatagatttaatttttatatttaataaattatataataatcacATCCATTTAAGCCCCATAAATAGATAATGAATCCTTTTTAAAGTCTATGTTCAAAAGAAAAAATCCTTTTTAAAGTCTAATTTCGCCGATGATCCCTATAGATTAGCCAAATATGTCCCGGtcctttaatttataaaaattaaatccttGTACTGTGTCAATTTAAAAATCATGATCCTATCGATAATGTGAAAACTTGATGTTTGTTAATCGATTGAAGGAGTCATGTgcatttttttttaatcaaaagattaaaaattaagtttttttttcttaatggaGAGCTCAATTGGCATCGGTATTATTGTTGGTGCTGAAGGACGTAAATTCAAGTGCACTGAAATTTGTTATCCTCCTATCGAAGGGTTAGAGATGAGTTATGGATAGTTTTAAATATTAGGtaaaaaaaagatataataaGAAATTATAGTAAGATaaaaaagtaaactaaaaaaaacacttaaaaaagGATAATTCAATTTATATCGGAAAGgtgttgattggtataataataaattaaacttttaatattttgttatattttgataatttaatcttgcttgtaaaaaaattaataaattgaagatAACATTTGttgattaaatttgattttacCAATTAATTATCTTTATTCTTCACTTTCGAGATTTAGAGGTAAACATTCGATTGAATTAAgtcgaattgagtaaaaaaaaattgagttaattaaattgacgagtcatattttatcatcttaatcgatttaatttcatttttgaatcAAGTCAATTTGAGTTgagtcgaatcgaatcgagtgaaaatatatgaattaaattaaaaaaagtcccaaaattattattttaaatttttttagaatttttttagaaattttaaaaatatatataattttttaaaaagtacaaattttggaatgtttataaatattttaaatttaaaaaattattttataatttttgttatgtttattttcaaaattaaatccgAAGACAgctcatttttaaatttatcaggGATTTATTGTTTGAgttatttgaaatataaaattcaaataaactcaaattcaaatttaattatttaaaaaaaccaaataacaaaaaaatcgttttttattttatttttaaaaatagaatgaaAATCATAGGTTTAAAATTGTGAGCTAGCAaacaattgaaaattaaaaaataaattataacagTAAACCTGAAGTCCGCATGAACAAAACTGAGAacccaaaaagaataaaaaaatttggacACTAAAAACAAAAAATCCTAACCTCATTCATCTTCCACTGCAGCAATCGTTAGTCAGGACCGCTGCCTACTACAGAGAAACACCACAGCAGCCGCAAAAAGGATAGCCACCGCCGGCACTTCCAACAACCAACCTTTAACCTTCGACCTCCCTTTAATGGCTCCACTCGTCTTCCCCTCTACCCGTTCCTTCACTTGCAACATGTTAGACTCCAACAACTTGGCCCTTTCCTCAAACTCTACTATTTCCGCGTTGGTTTTGTCCAACTCAGCCTTGGTTCTGGCCACCTCCGCCTGGAGTGCATTCGCATTCTTCTTGAGTTCATCTACTTTCTCCTTCATTTCCTCTTCGAGTCGAACTTTTTTACTCCGCTCTTCCGTTTCCCTCACTTCTAAAACCCCTAATTTCCTCTCCAAATCCCTCTCCCTCTTCTCGATCTCCAATTTCTCTTTCTTCAACTCCGAGATTTCCTTCTCCATTCCTTCGATCACCCACGCTTTCTCCTCTAATCCTCGTTTTAACTCCACCGCATCCTTGTTCGCTTCATCTATTTCACTCATCGAAGTTATCAAATCATGTTGCAGCCTGGAAACCTCGTTTTCAAGTTCGGCGGATCTCGAGGCCAGCGATTCCAGCACCATTTCATCTTCCCATTGATCCGTTTCTGTTTTCCTTTCTACTTCCCTGTGCCGAAATTCATCGATTTCTAGGGTCAGTTTTTCGATCGTTTCCTTCACCTCCTTGTTCTCGTTCCTCAATTCAAGCTTTTCTTTCTGAAGCGCTTCCAATTTTTTAGACAGTTCCTTTAGTTTGGCTTCATTCTCATCGCTCCTCCtcgtcattttcttttctttggatgCCTGCAAAAATCacagagaaaaaaatgaaaaataaaaaccaaattttaaaaaaaattaaattccatgaAAATgtcaagaagaaaaaaagaaaaatttagattCGAAAATCCGGGAAAATAACGGTTTCGAAAGGAACGAATGGTGAGGCGGGCAACGATGATAACCggagaaaagttaaaaaaaaaatcatttagcaAAATTAAGGTGAGAGTTgcgtataatttttaaaaaaattaaatatttagtaattaaatatttgtataacTCAGTGTTATTCGTGTTGAACTTGTattggttaaaatttttaaattgtgaTTGGtttattaaatacaattataatttttctttGGTGATAATAAACAAAACATACTATTACATTAATTTAAACTAGGCAAAAGTGCCATTTGTTTTATCAGAAGATAAGATTTCAAGAATATCTCCAGGTGGATTATCAAACACCTGCATACCTGTCTCCCCCTCAGAAGTCATTTTAGCTAGACAATAAGCAATTTTGTTGATCTCTCTAGGAATATGCTTAAGAATCCATTGTCCTCCTTGCATCAAAATTCGTTGGATCCACCTGAGTAACGTAGAACTCAAATCCACTGATGTATTATCTTTAATAACTAACACTGCCTGCAAACTGTCAGATTGAATTACTACCCTATTGAACCCTTGTCTTTGGAGAAGAATAAATCCATCTAAAATACCCTATAATTTAGCATCAAAGACTAACCACTTCCCTAAATAATGGTTATACTCGAAAATCCAATCCCTATTCTTGTCTCGCAGCACTCTCTCGGCGGCGATAATTCTTGAGTCCAACTTGACAGCAGCAAAACTAAAAGGTAATTAGGGTGGTAGGCAAGATGAGTACCTTATAAGTCCAAGGTGAAAAGGAGAATCTATACCGGTAATTGAACACCCATATATGTGATTAATGATTAAAATTTATGAGTAGAAGGATATCAGGGAAGGGAGATGAATGAAGGAAAGAATGTACGTAAGTAAAAGGTAGAGTCCGCGGTTATGGCAAGACACGtgagaaaatattaaaacttgTCAAATGGTTACAAGGTCAGCTAAGGGAAGATCGCTTAGCGGCCTATCCGTTAAAATAAAAGTTCAAGAAATGAATCAAAGACTGCCAACCTAAATTTGAGAGAAATTGTCTCAAGATAGATCAAGGACAAATTATTAGTTTAGTGTCATGCACGTAGGAGGGGTACCCTTAGAAGCTTCGCCTCGAGGTCgaataaaaacattaataaatgaataaaaatataaacaatgataatttataaattatacaataaaccggaaataagctaattttaaatgatttatttaattaacaaaaacATGAATAAATGAATTGATCACACCGTTTAATTCACTCAATAAACAAACCTCACTTAAAATCtacaaatatataaattcatatttttggtaATAGGTTAGAATGAAccactatcataaaaatatattaattgaaCCAAGCATGAGTGTATAGCGCAGTGATATGATAGTACcaaattttattgattgaatCAAACACAAGTATATGATCCATCACCAATCTTACATTGCATGTAATTAAACCAATAGCATTAATATTGGACGAAgagtgttattattatttttattctatataataaaattaaacgtATGACATGTAGTATTTTTCCCATTAGAGCCTATGGTTTACCTGAGAAAGCTAGCTTTCCTCACTTTTTACAGACTCCACTAAACAAAAGGATCCATTTACTTCGTAACACTTCCCCTAATCTTTCACTAATACATCCTTGTCATGCCATATTGAACCGTTCCCGCCTTCCGTTGAGCAGGGCCTGTTGCCGCAGCACTTGCACCAACACCTATTCCACTATAATGACCTCTTGGCTGCAGCAAGTTCGTATCATTGGTGATTCTATTGTCAGCCAGCTCCACCTTCTTCACTCTGGTCATGAAAAAGGGGTTCGAGTCGATGTTTATAGCTATATCCGGTGAAAATTTGGCTGCCATGCTGCATTGAGGACCTTGTTTAGCTTGGGAAGGCAACTCCCTTTCACTTCTTTCTTGATTTCCAGTGTTAGATTTTGAATAAGTATATGCAGGGTGGACAGCCTGTGGTGGAAGACCTGTGCTTCTTATGAACGTTCTCGTATCATAGGCATCTTTCATGATTGTTCCATTCTCATACAGCGCAACGGGGCCTACTATCTTTCCCGGTTTAGCTGAATAGAGAAAATATGTCGGTTCAAGCACCAAAAATAAAAGAGCGAGCAGAAGCAGAAGGAAGGGTGTGCTAGGATAATCTAAGATATTACACATACCTAGTGGGATTCTTTGTTGTGCCTGCAAGGATTTTGAGGCTTGATATGCCTCCTCTGCATTTTGTCTCTCTTTTAAGGACTTGAGGCTTGGCTGCTGCTCTTTAGGGGCAATGGTATTGGAATGTACAATTGTTGACCTGTAAAATTCATAGGATTACAGTTTCAACCATCAGattaaagcaaaaataaaataaaattgctgTACGAACAACCAACCAGTTCCAATAAAAGGTAACATAAAAAAATGATGCTCTACCAATagcctttttcctttcttttggcTCATTGAAGAGCATTTCCACTGCAAAAGTAGAAGCAAGGTATTTGGCTCTCAATATTTTTTACTACACTATACCTGTATACCATACATTATAAGTGCATCAATAGTATTTTTTGGAAGTCCACAAGCACACGTTCGGCCatgaaatgaaaaattgaaaGTAAAAGGTAGAGAATAATATCTACCTCGGAAGGGAGACATGCTTTCTTTCAAGTGGAATAACTGGTGCACTTTTACCACCATTTTCCTCGAGATGTGCAAACTGCTTTTTGAATTGATCAACCGCACTGCATTAAAAACTATACATTAGAAATAACTACAAGCAGCAGCAGATTGATTATTAATGAAGTTTGGTAAGTTGAGAAAAGCAATGAATAAACAATAAATGAAACCTTGGATAGAGAAAGTTTGTCCTCTCAGTTCCATTCATATGATCTTTCAGCAGCTGAGGATGGTACTCCAGTATCTCACGGAAAATTAGCTCTTGTATATCATCTTTTGTGACCCTTCGCCTCTCAAATTCAAACTCCATCTTTGTAATTGGTTGACATGAAGGCTCCCTCTCAACTCTTGCCAGCCCCTTAAAGTAAGGATCAGCAAGGGCCTGAAACATACCAAATTAAAAGATGCTAGTGTTATAAACTCACAATGCGGATTGATATCATTTATGTAGTTAAAAGAAAATTTGCAGCAACAAATTGTCAGGGAAGAAATCAATACTCTCCAACAACCACAGACCTCTTCAGCTGTTGGCCGGTCTTTTGGATCAAAGGCAAGCAATCTTTGCAGTAGACGTAGAGCCAAAGGATCTGCATTTGGAAATTTTTGTTCAAATGGGATTGGTTGCTTTTTTCTCATGCTAGTTAAGTATCTTCTTGCCTTTTCATTACGAACCTGTGAACAAGAATAAGAAAAAGAAGTTAATAGCAGTTATGTCTGTATGATCAAAAAACTGCTCAGAAGTCTTGACGTGCATACTCGAGAGATGGTATCTAATGAAGGTGTACCAAGCAGATCAGTCATCAAATCCAGCTGGTGAACTACGTTTTTACCAGGAAAAAGTGGCTTCCCAGTTAATACCTCAGCAAAGATGCACCCTATACTCCATATATCAATTGCAGGTGTATACTGCATTAATTTTAAGCAACAAGGATAGCAATCAGAGATCGGAAAATAAACAGTAACACCACCATGAAGCATTTATTCCAAGTAATATGAACGCCAATCAAAACctcacaaattaaaaaaaaaaaaccaatcatGCAACAACCattcaaagtaaaaagaaaaagaatcaaaatttGGAAAATGAACAGAAATCCATTGTGAAATGCTTCATCTTATATGTTGCTAATACAGGATGGGACATATAGGCTGAAGGATATCATAACTCGCATACTACATTGCTAATAAAATGTTTTTTGAATGTTCTGCTAAAACcaaatttgaatttgataaaataatatgGATAAAAGTACACAACACACACCATTTCAAAAAACTTTGCAttcattaaaatttgaaaagtatggAAGTGGGAATGACGTGTACTAGAAAATAATTTGAGTTCAGTAAACATTCAGAAAACTCATTTTAGCATAAAGTTAGATACTTTGAATCATTCATTTCGCATTGGAACATCTAGGCAGACAAAAAGCAATCATTTCATGATATAAATTGCTCAGTACTACATGCTAGGAAGTTCTTATCAACCTAATAATTCACCTATATGCATTTTAGACAGGAACATATGTTAAAATAGCCAcacttttaaattcaaatcttgatccaaattaaaaatttagatatACATAAGAAACTGAACAACTAGAAAGAACATCGCATGCACCACAGAATGAACTAATATAGCTTCATCCAATATGATCTCATACAGGGAATAAATGCATCACATGATTTTAGGTTTGTAGAGTTCCAATCTTTAAAGTCTATGCAAGAGGACGTCTTTACCTTGGAGAAAAAGGATCCACAGAGTTCTGGAGCTCTATACCATCTTGTAGCAACGTAATCCTGAAAATGCCCAACAAAGAAGTCCATAAAATCAGCAAACCAGTTCTTTCTATTGTGATAAATGTAGGAAACAGTTATAATCTGAAAACATCAAAGACTGGTAATTTTAAAAGGCATACCGTCCAGAAAATTGTCATAGGTGTATCATTAAATGCAACTCTAGCTAAACCAAAATCACATATCTTAAGCTTGCAGTTTGCATTTGCCAAAATATTCTTGGGTTTTAAGTCTCTATGGTAGACATTTGCTGCAGCCAAAAAAGCAAATATCAGATACATTCTGCAGTCTACAAATATAATCTAACCTGTCCACAGCACAAGACATTGAGGGTGatataagaaaacagaaaacaGAGAACAAATTGAATTAGCAAAATAGCACTgacaaactttagaaaaatagcAGTTGTTACCAAAGATGAATACAACAGAAAGAACAAAAGATTTGCTAAAGTTGAAAACAGACTTTGGAAACCTAAAAATAATTGGAACTTGGACATTCGGACTAGACAAAATATTTACCAGAAAAATGTTTACCAAATGTTATGGCATATAAAACAAACAGTCGTTACCATTGAAAAGGTCAGATGAAAAAGATATAGCTGTAAACCAAGTGAAAGTCTCAGCAAATGCAGTCGAGCCAATATAGAGTGAAAATTACCAGTGTGAATATATTTCAATGCACGCAGTAGCTGGTAAAGGAAAAACTGGTAGTGCTCTCTAGTCAAATCATCATTAGCTTTAATAACTTGATGAAGATCTGACTCCATGAGCTCAAAAACGACATAAATATCTTTGAAGTCCCTGCGGGATGGAGGCAGCATAATGTGTTTAATCTCAACAATATCAGGATGCCGAAGAAGTCTGAGCAGCTTTATCTCACGAAGAATTCGGGCAGCATCAGAAATATGCTCAAAAATATCATGTATTTTCTTGATCGCCACTTTTTCACCAGTATGGGTGTCAATTGCAGAGCACACAACACCATAACTGCCTTTTCCTATAACTTCTTGAATCTTAAATCTAGTGGCATCACCATATTCAGAGAAAAAGTCCATCTCTGTTGAGCTCTGTGGCACAAAAATACATATAAGACAAGATCCCCAAGCATAACTTTTCAACAATACAAGACAAAAGTAACGACATGCATATGGTGAATCAGTCAAAGGCAGTCcatttaactcaaaaaaaaagaaaaccatacAAATGTAGGACAAAAAGATAATGAAAATGCAATCATTAacaaacaagaagaaaaaaaagaataccACAATGTCATCAATAAAGTAAAGTATCTTCAACACATCAGTGACAAAACTAAATACTAAACTCCCTACAATTTCCTTCTTTTCAATCACTATATGATCATACAGATATTAAACTCATAAGCTAAGCAATAAGCAATTACTTTCAGCAGAGGCAACTAATTTTCAAGatgtaaggagaaaagaaaaagacaattaaaatttaaaacacaattcTTTATATGTAGAATCCAGTATCAGACTGGCAGTATAACAAACAGGTTGTAAAGGAAGACAATCTTATTAAAGTAACAATAATGGACTACGATTCCCTACTTTCCATATATAAAATGCAGGGAAACTCAACCATTT
The sequence above is drawn from the Gossypium hirsutum isolate 1008001.06 chromosome A05, Gossypium_hirsutum_v2.1, whole genome shotgun sequence genome and encodes:
- the LOC107960930 gene encoding peroxisomal and mitochondrial division factor 1, which encodes MTSEGETGMQASKEKKMTRRSDENEAKLKELSKKLEALQKEKLELRNENKEVKETIEKLTLEIDEFRHREVERKTETDQWEDEMVLESLASRSAELENEVSRLQHDLITSMSEIDEANKDAVELKRGLEEKAWVIEGMEKEISELKKEKLEIEKRERDLERKLGVLEVRETEERSKKVRLEEEMKEKVDELKKNANALQAEVARTKAELDKTNAEIVEFEERAKLLESNMLQVKERVEGKTSGAIKGRSKVKGWLLEVPAVAILFAAAVVFLCSRQRS
- the LOC107959667 gene encoding mitogen-activated protein kinase 20-like; translated protein: MQPDHQKKSSTEMDFFSEYGDATRFKIQEVIGKGSYGVVCSAIDTHTGEKVAIKKIHDIFEHISDAARILREIKLLRLLRHPDIVEIKHIMLPPSRRDFKDIYVVFELMESDLHQVIKANDDLTREHYQFFLYQLLRALKYIHTANVYHRDLKPKNILANANCKLKICDFGLARVAFNDTPMTIFWTDYVATRWYRAPELCGSFFSKYTPAIDIWSIGCIFAEVLTGKPLFPGKNVVHQLDLMTDLLGTPSLDTISRVRNEKARRYLTSMRKKQPIPFEQKFPNADPLALRLLQRLLAFDPKDRPTAEEALADPYFKGLARVEREPSCQPITKMEFEFERRRVTKDDIQELIFREILEYHPQLLKDHMNGTERTNFLYPSAVDQFKKQFAHLEENGGKSAPVIPLERKHVSLPRSTIVHSNTIAPKEQQPSLKSLKERQNAEEAYQASKSLQAQQRIPLAKPGKIVGPVALYENGTIMKDAYDTRTFIRSTGLPPQAVHPAYTYSKSNTGNQERSERELPSQAKQGPQCSMAAKFSPDIAINIDSNPFFMTRVKKVELADNRITNDTNLLQPRGHYSGIGVGASAAATGPAQRKAGTVQYGMTRMY
- the LOC107959667 gene encoding mitogen-activated protein kinase 20-like isoform X1; amino-acid sequence: MDFFSEYGDATRFKIQEVIGKGSYGVVCSAIDTHTGEKVAIKKIHDIFEHISDAARILREIKLLRLLRHPDIVEIKHIMLPPSRRDFKDIYVVFELMESDLHQVIKANDDLTREHYQFFLYQLLRALKYIHTANVYHRDLKPKNILANANCKLKICDFGLARVAFNDTPMTIFWTDYVATRWYRAPELCGSFFSKYTPAIDIWSIGCIFAEVLTGKPLFPGKNVVHQLDLMTDLLGTPSLDTISRVRNEKARRYLTSMRKKQPIPFEQKFPNADPLALRLLQRLLAFDPKDRPTAEEALADPYFKGLARVEREPSCQPITKMEFEFERRRVTKDDIQELIFREILEYHPQLLKDHMNGTERTNFLYPSAVDQFKKQFAHLEENGGKSAPVIPLERKHVSLPRSTIVHSNTIAPKEQQPSLKSLKERQNAEEAYQASKSLQAQQRIPLAKPGKIVGPVALYENGTIMKDAYDTRTFIRSTGLPPQAVHPAYTYSKSNTGNQERSERELPSQAKQGPQCSMAAKFSPDIAINIDSNPFFMTRVKKVELADNRITNDTNLLQPRGHYSGIGVGASAAATGPAQRKAGTVQYGMTRMY